CCGGGATCACAGGTACTGCGAAAGTatgatgaaggaaagaaagctaaTTTCGCCTTGCAAAGAAGTCAACACCTTTATCCATGACACCAAGAACAACATCAAGGCCATCTGTGGAGAGGATGGAAGCCCTTATGGAGAAAACTTCAGAATAAGCAATTCTCCCTTCCAGATCACCACTTGCAGGCACTCAGGAGGGTCTCCCAAGCGTCCATGCCGGTACCGAGCCTTTAAAGATTTCAGATATATTGTTATAGCCTGTGAAGATGGCTGGCCTGTCCACTTTGATGAGTCTATTATCAGTCCGTAGACAGCAGGCCCCTGGCACAGACCtaggtctcttttctttttatctccccTCACAGCCATGATCACTGGTTCAGCTTTCACTGTCACGGACCAGAAAATGAATTATCTGAAATATACTTCTCCTGATTTATAATGCACAGAAATAAAGATATCTCAAAAACCACTAAGAGTCAGTCTGGAAGATCACTAGTTCCCAGTAACTTTAGCTTTTCTGGTTTTCTCTCCTTGTTGTACCTCAGGGGAAAGGGGCTGGAACACAGAGAGATATTCTTCGTTACCTGCTAGTCAGTGGAAGGTAGATTTCATCTTTTTATGGTGCTGTGGATGCTAAATTGATTTTCAGACAGTACAGGGAATTTTCAAAAGAGCCAAGTTGTCTATTAAGT
Above is a window of Mus caroli unplaced genomic scaffold, CAROLI_EIJ_v1.1 scaffold_12517_1, whole genome shotgun sequence DNA encoding:
- the LOC110287826 gene encoding angiogenin-4 codes for the protein MTMSPRPLLLVFVLGLVVIPPTLAQNEMYETFLKQHYDAKPKGRDHRYCESMMKERKLISPCKEVNTFIHDTKNNIKAICGEDGSPYGENFRISNSPFQITTCRHSGGSPKRPCRYRAFKDFRYIVIACEDGWPVHFDESIISP